The following are encoded in a window of Brettanomyces bruxellensis chromosome 9, complete sequence genomic DNA:
- a CDS encoding uncharacterized protein (BUSCO:EOG09264XF3), with the protein MVLEATIIVIDNSEYMRNGDYLTSRYQAQLDTVELIFRRKTQANPESMVGLLTMAGESTRVVSNLTTDYGELLSGVHEAKIDGQANLINGIEVACLALKNRQNKNQRQRVVVFVGSPITADDSALDALARKLKNASVAVDFINFGEEQLNTAKLERFVSIANVNSSSHLVTVPPGPYLLYDQVERSPILRDQDSSAAGNASESSQNGPGGASSGGAADDFGLDDPNMDPELALAIRLSLEEERARQQQASSGAEKASGKEKLATVDEKDDKSGKDEKDDDKMDESK; encoded by the coding sequence ATGGTGCTTGAAGCTACAATAATCGTTATCGACAACTCAGAGTACATGCGCAATGGGGACTACCTCACATCGCGGTACCAGGCACAATTGGATACTGTTGAGCTCATATTCCGAAGGAAAACACAGGCCAATCCCGAAAGTATGGTTGGTTTGCTTACAATGGCGGGCGAATCGACAAGAGTGGTGAGCAACTTGACCACGGACTACGGCGAGTTGCTCAGCGGGGTCCACGAGGCGAAGATCGACGGCCAGGCAAACCTTATAAATGGGATTGAGGTGGCATGTTTGGCTCTAAAAAACAGACAGAACAAAAATCAAAGGCAGCGTGTTGTTGTGTTTGTGGGCTCTCCAATCACAGCAGACGATTCTGCACTCGATGCTCTGGCCAGGAAGTTGAAGAATGCCAGTGTGGCCGTtgatttcatcaatttcGGTGAGGAACAACTCAATACTGCCAAATTGGAGAGGTTTGTGAGCATTGCAAACGTGAATAGCTCATCTCATCTCGTCACAGTTCCTCCCGGCCCTTATCTCTTGTACGACCAGGTCGAGAGATCGCCTATCTTGCGTGATCAGGACTCGTCTGCCGCCGGAAATGCCTCGGAATCTTCCCAAAACGGACCCGGAGGTGCCTCTTCAGGCGGTGCAGCCGACGATTTCGGTCTTGATGATCCAAATATGGACCCGGAGTTGGCCTTGGCAATCAGGTTGTCGCTCGAGGAGGAACGGGCAAGGCAGCAGCAGGCTTCAAGTGGTGCAGAGAAGGCTTCAGGTAAGGAGAAGTTGGCTACTGTGGATGAAAAAGACGATAAGAGCGGAAAAGATgagaaggatgatgataaaatgGATGAGAGCAAGTAA
- a CDS encoding uncharacterized protein (BUSCO:EOG0926047G) — translation MNSSFIELAAATTTASGSSVFAIDAPEAALKGHPSIQALTSNDALHFAVAPADASFTTILNLGSADFTRNLALISDRIARGDRLLLNVRIDGADFRAVTAAKDLGAYEFVSTDSAKESYDFFLLSVLLLTKDKDAKSVIHFYKPQEDAPEQLPYTSQDIGAWLEGAEAASAGAGLRDALAQLKKLAGTQYEFIKTYPSHGWLRMRSFQQALLLLGDGTVFEPQLSASSTVLAQIKVYRPFPLEEVRKALAQTSVSALQVAQQTALQLQFSPLLLDVLDLLPEVSKAGTHVVCSQIVGASANNAGTILAHMAQNAALDAPVQNLTFGRSASAPASRTAAAEPPDNVYLSILLHEAAKATKASILNEYGSGKSPEYALGEFLRAEAQRQALADLIESKLARFQGELNERLAQWVVWARSAGAGTGSKTARPAVDAGALVAALENAAGNTGSSAAQAAAELLTRRSVLSAGASATWIVGSDSWSHDDGLAAFHGALKTGNKNLKLLIIDSDDSVSRRQGKKDLGLFALNYGNSYVASVAVYSSYTQTLAALEEASAFSAGPAVVVAYMPRAGAGAVESLRATRRAVDTGYWPLYRFNPTAKEDAGRFKLDSSFIRRELQEFLKQQNRLTALAAKSAKLEYNLRSYNTAVGKCAADKRRLAYAALVEGMAGEPLTVGYASDNGNAAGLAKKFAFRAGRKGFKVRLVELDGIDVASELPDLETFVAITSTSGQGEFPNGGKQFWEALRGSAVDLSRLRTAVFALGDSKYWPRPEDSGYFARPGRQLDARLKALGAHALCGCGIGDDQDEDGFSAGYAKWEPEVWRALGVSVENSGDEPAPLTNEQMKLNSNYLRGTIQEGFEDETTGAISASDQQLTKFHGVYMQDDRDLRDARRAEGLEPAYAFMVRVRLPGNVSTPQQWLQIDKLSDTKGNHTFKITTRGTYQLHGIVKKDIVAAVRDINAVAMDTLGACGDVNRNTICSAAPTMRRVHEQMAHMARIISARLMPHTLAYHELFLTELGPVARGEEGGPRRPAKYQVGGHAVAPQGGAAEDAERMRQQRQERGAPGSPYGNDPVEPMYGPAYLPRKIKVAITVPPFNDVDVYANDIGLVSIVEDDKIVGFNLLVGGGMGVTHNNTKTYPRAGTLLGFIEYDQAPEVCENIVIIQRDNGDRNNRKHARLKYTIDTMGVEEFQRQLEQAVGFKLQPARPFELKSNRDHFGWCKDEAGFNHFTCYIENGRVADTREQPHKTGMRLVAQYMIDHGVGVFRLTGNQHVIVADITDAHKASIDAILRAHALSGQGTLSGLRMASQSCVAFPTCGLAMAEAERYLPQFLTKLEDELDKLGLRSDSIVLRMTGCPNGCARPWLAEVALVGKSYGFYNLLLGGSYVGDRVNKLYRTNVDGKQALAILVPLFRRWAAERKPGEHFGDFVVRVGVIKATLEGRHFWDDLNADVLG, via the coding sequence ATGAACTCCTCGTTTATCGAGCTTGCTGCGGCAACCACCACTGCCTCGGGCAGCAGTGTTTTCGCAATCGATGCTCCTGAGGCCGCCTTAAAAGGGCATCCAAGTATTCAGGCACTAACCAGCAATGATGCTTTGCACTTCGCCGTCGCGCCAGCCGACGCGTCGTTCACGACGATTTTGAATCTTGGCTCCGCCGACTTCACGCGCAACCTTGCGCTTATCAGCGACCGCATTGCGCGCGGCGACCGCCTCTTGCTCAATGTGCGCATCGACGGCGCTGACTTCCGCGCAGTTACCGCCGCCAAGGATCTCGGCGCATACGAGTTTGTTTCCACCGACAGCGCCAAGGAGTCGTAtgatttcttcttgttgtcTGTTTTGTTGCTCACAAAGGACAAAGATGCCAAATCCGTGATCCATTTCTACAAGCCGCAAGAAGATGCGCCCGAACAACTTCCTTACACCAGCCAGGACATTGGCGCCTGGCTCGAGGGCGCCGAAGCCGCCAGCGCAGGTGCAGGCCTGCGCGACGCGCTTGCGCAGCTCAAGAAGCTTGCGGGAACCCAGTATGAGTTTATCAAGACTTATCCGAGCCACGGCTGGCTGCGCATGCGCAGCTTCCAGCAggctcttcttctcttggGAGATGGCACCGTGTTTGAGCCACAGCTCAGCGCATCTTCCACGGTTTTAGCACAGATTAAAGTGTACCGGCCTTTCCCGCTCGAAGAGGTGCGCAAGGCGCTCGCGCAGACCAGCGTCTCGGCGCTCCAGGTTGCGCAGCAGACTGCGCTCCAGCTCCAGTTTTCGCCCCTTCTTCTTGACGTTCTTGACTTGCTTCCGGAAGTCTCCAAGGCCGGCACGCATGTCGTGTGCTCGCAGATTGTGGGCGCCAGCGCAAACAATGCAGGCACGATCTTAGCGCACATGGCGCAGAATGCTGCATTGGATGCCCCAGTGCAGAATTTGACGTTCGGCCGCAGCGCATCTGCGCCAGCGTCACGCACTGCAGCGGCAGAGCCTCCAGATAATGTATATTTGAGCATTCTTTTGCATGAGGCCGCCAAGGCCACCAAGGCCTCAATTTTGAACGAGTACGGCAGCGGCAAGTCGCCGGAGTATGCGCTCGGCGAGTTTTTGCGGGCGGAGGCGCAGCGCCAGGCACTAGCAGATCTCATCGAGAGCAAGCTTGCCAGATTCCAGGGCGAGTTGAACGAGCGGCTTGCGCAATGGGTTGTCTGGGCGCGTAGCGCAGGCGCCGGCACAGGCAGTAAGACTGCTAGGCCTGCAGTTGATGCGGGTGCGCTTGTGGCCGCATTGGAGAACGCCGCCGGCAACACCGGTAGCAGCGCAGCGCAGGCAGCCGCCGAGTTGTTAACGCGGCGCAGCGTTCTTAGCGCCGGTGCCAGCGCCACCTGGATCGTCGGCTCCGACAGCTGGAGCCATGATGACGGATTGGCCGCATTTCACGGTGCGCTCAAAACTGGCAACAAGAATCTCAAGTTGTTGATCATTGACAGCGATGATTCGGTGTCGCGCAGGCAGGGAAAGAAGGATTTGGGGTTGTTTGCGCTAAATTACGGCAATTCTTACGTTGCATCCGTGGCTGTGTACTCGTCGTACACGCAGACGCTTGCTGCGCTGGAGGAGGCCAGCGCATTCAGCGCAGGCCCTGCGGTTGTGGTGGCGTACATGCCGCGCGCAGGCGCCGGCGCAGTGGAGTCGTTGCGCGCGACCCGGCGTGCAGTCGACACGGGCTACTGGCCGCTGTACAGGTTCAATCCGACGGCCAAAGAGGATGCGGGCCGGTTCAAACTGGACTCTAGTTTCATCAGACGAGAGCTTCAGGAGTTCCTCAAGCAGCAGAACCGGTTGACGGCGCTTGCGGCAAAGAGCGCCAAGCTCGAGTACAACCTGCGCAGTTACAATACGGCGGTGGGTAAGTGCGCTGCCGATAAGCGCAGGCTTGCGTACGCGGCGCTCGTCGAAGGTATGGCAGGAGAGCCACTAACGGTTGGATATGCGTCAGACAACGGCAATGCGGCCGGGTTGGCGAAGAAGTTCGCGTTCCGCGCAGGGCGCAAGGGCTTCAAAGTGCGGCTGGTGGAGTTGGACGGGATCGATGTTGCGTCGGAACTTCCAGATTTGGAAACGTTCGTCGCGATCACGTCGACTTCAGGTCAGGGTGAATTCCCAAACGGCGGCAAGCAGTTCTGGGAGGCGCTCCGGGGCAGCGCAGTGGACCTTTCGCGGTTGCGCACGGCAGTGTTTGCGCTTGGAGATTCGAAGTACTGGCCGCGGCCAGAGGATTCTGGGTACTTTGCACGGCCCGGGCGCCAGCTGGATGCGCGGTTGAAGGCGCTCGGCGCGCATGCGCTATGTGGGTGCGGCATTGGAGACGACCAGGACGAGGACGGGTTCAGCGCAGGGTACGCGAAGTGGGAACCCGAAGTTTGGCGTGCGCTGGGCGTCAGCGTCGAGAATTCCGGCGATGAGCCGGCACCATTGACCAACGAGCAGATGAAGTTAAACTCGAACTACCTCCGCGGCACTATCCAGGAAGGTTTTGAGGACGAGACGACGGGCGCAATCAGCGCATCAGACCAGCAGCTCACGAAGTTCCACGGAGTCTACATGCAGGACGACCGGGACTTGCGCGATGCGCGGCGCGCCGAGGGGCTGGAACCGGCATATGCGTTCATGGTGCGGGTGCGCTTGCCCGGCAACGTGTCGACTCCACAGCAATGGCTCCAGATAGACAAGCTTTCCGATACAAAGGGCAACCACACGTTCAAGATCACGACCAGGGGAACGTACCAGTTGCACGGGATCGTCAAGAAGGACATCGTGGCGGCAGTGCGCGACATCAATGCGGTTGCCATGGATACGTTGGGCGCATGCGGAGACGTGAACAGGAACACGATCTGCAGCGCAGCGCCGACGATGCGGCGGGTCCACGAGCAGATGGCGCACATGGCGCGGATCATCTCTGCGCGGCTCATGCCCCACACGCTCGCGTACCACGAGCTCTTCCTCACGGAGCTCGGCCCCGTTGCACGGGGCGAAGAGGGTGGCCCGCGGCGGCCGGCTAAGTACCAGGTGGGCGGGCATGCGGTTGCCCCGCAAGGGGGTGCGGCCGAGGATGCGGAGCGCATGCGCCAGCAGCGCCAGGAGAGAGGCGCTCCCGGATCGCCCTACGGCAACGACCCTGTCGAGCCCATGTACGGCCCAGCCTACTTGCCACGGAAGATCAAGGTCGCCATCACCGTCCCACCGTTCAACGACGTCGACGTGTACGCGAACGACATCGGTTTGGTGTCGATTGTGGAAGATGACAAGATTGTGGGCTTCAACTTGCTAGTCGGAGGCGGTATGGGTGTCACGCACAACAACACCAAGACGTACCCTCGTGCAGGCACACTCCTGGGCTTCATCGAGTACGACCAGGCGCCGGAGGTGTGCGAAAACATCGTGATCATCCAAAGGGACAACGGTGACAGAAACAACAGAAAGCACGCGAGATTGAAGTACACGATCGACACGATGGGCGTGGAGGAGTTCCAGCGGCAGTTGGAGCAGGCCGTCGGGTTCAAACTGCAGCCGGCCCGGCCGTTCGAGCTCAAGTCGAACCGCGACCACTTCGGCTGGTGTAAGGATGAGGCCGGGTTCAACCACTTCACGTGTTACATCGAGAACGGCCGCGTCGCCGATACCCGCGAGCAGCCGCACAAGACGGGCATGCGGCTCGTCGCGCAGTACATGATCGACCACGGGGTGGGCGTGTTCCGGCTCACGGGCAACCAGCACGTGATCGTGGCGGACATCACCGACGCGCACAAggcgtcgatcgacgcgatCCTCCGCGCCCACGCACTTTCCGGCCAGGGCACACTCTCGGGGCTCCGGATGGCCTCCCAGTCCTGCGTGGCCTTCCCGACGTGCGGCTTGGCCATGGCCGAGGCCGAGAGGTACTTGCCGCAGTTCCTCACGAAGCTTGAGGACGAACTTGACAAGCTGGGCTTGCGGTCAGACTCGATCGTTTTGCGAATGACAGGGTGTCCGAACGGCTGTGCAAGGCCCTGGCTCGCCGAGGTGGCTCTAGTGGGCAAGTCCTACGGGTTCTACAACCTGCTTTTGGGTGGTAGCTACGTGGGCGACCGTGTCAACAAGTTGTACCGCACGAATGTCGACGGGAAGCAGGCACTTGCCATTTTGGTGCCGCTCTTCCGCCGCTGGGCTGCCGAGCGGAAGCCGGGCGAGCATTTCGGCGACTTCGTTGTGCGCGTGGGGGTTATCAAGGCCACACTTGAGGGTAGGCACTTCTGGGATGACTTGAATGCCGATGTACTtggatga